TGGAATCTCAACATCCATGTCAGTCACAACGATGCCTGCACTCACAGTGTGTTTCGTAGGCACAAAGTATTTGATCAGCAATCTGTTTGTCCTCACAATTGTCACTTTGTCATCCCACAGTTGACTATGTGTCCCTTCACTCAGCTCATCAAGTGTACCTTTGGTTGTAATAACAGGACACGAAGCATTCACATCAGTCACAATGCCTTTGAGAATGCCACAACCCTTGCTTTCTGCCTGTGTCCAACTATGAGAATCCTCCCTGCTGCAGTAAACCTCTTGAGCCACTTCTCTGTCATTAACTTCATCATTCCTGATAGCATGTGAGCTAACTGTCACCATTTCTCCACTAGGAATTTTCTTCACTTGACTCATGTCATACATCACATCGTTCAACGTGTATTTATCTACGTCCTTCAATACCAGCAACTCATAATCCGTATACCTTAGTTCCCTTCCGTTCCAAGTGACAATCAAACAGCCCTCGTTGGAATTGACTTTTCCACACAACTTCTGTGATTCAGCATTCCGCCGTCCTATGTAGGTCACCACACCATTCTCCAGACCTCCCTCCACAGCACCGGCAGGTATCTCATTGCCTCTGGCTTCAATCCAATCAAGACTCACATCCGCAGGTTGCCGTGCATCTGGCGGTTGAAATGTGAGCACCTCATAAACCGCAGCGCCACCGGGCTCCTGCAAGCGACTAATGTGTTGTTCTCTCCCATTTCGTGCAATACAGATGCAGTCAGAAAACGGAACGATTTTTCCCACGACGTGTTCGTCTACTGTACGTCCAACGTACGTTTCCAGCATTTTTGGTCTCCATTCGCCTCCTTCTGCTCCTCCGCACACCGAGTGAGACGGGAGATGACGAGTGGTCACTTCTACCCAACGAATGAGGTTCATTTGAGACGCAACGTCTACTATGTGTTGCTCAGCTGAAACGCTAAAATTAATGGATGACTGGTGTTGTAGCTATAGAGATGAACTTGTAACCAGAGAGATGAACTTCCGTTATTGTAGCCATGACGACAGATGTGTGCGACACGACCCGGACGTTTGTAGGCACTCAGCTACAAAACGTAAAAATAAGGTTCTTTATTTTAACCGTGTTTACTGCTTGTATATCCCTAAACGTATAAAGTACGTATAAAGTATTATCGAAATTTACAAATGCAGCTGATCTATTGACTGCTGACTCTGCTGCTGAGCGTACATGACTGCCACAAAATTAATTTAGATAGTATCTACTCCACTAGGAATGCAATTTATTCGAGTAGAGAATGGTGAGCATTGTATCAAGATGCCGATGGGTGACGTACACTGCACACTGTGGTAGTCCGCTACTGGCTGTGCCCGCGTAACgtagtattaatatcaaccccCTTACATCTCTTCTTgactaaaacaacaaaaaaactaaaaaactGTCCTGTTTATGGCTTGGCAATCTCCTTCCGTCAATCACTGGCAACTCTTATCTAGCAGTCATTAACTACAACCTGTACTGTTTTAGCTAGAGTTATCTATCTAGGTGGTGTAATCGTCCAAATACTTGGGGGGGGGGCTTCACCATTCGACCGATCCGCGTGGTATGACACGACGACTGGCCGGCTGATTGTTTCCTTGTAGCTGTGGATTCTGCATTGCGTTGTTCTGACCAGACATGTGAGTATTTGTACTGTCAACGTTGTCCTGACACCAAGCTTGAAGGGTTGCCGCCATAATGTTCTCGTGCTGTATCCTCACCAGATCCATCTGTTGTATCGACCTAGCTCCCAAAAGTGATGTGGAGGCATcgtccacaacaacaaagttgGCTTTGTATTTTCTACCTGTTTTTGGGTTGTTCATATTGACCAAACACTTGCCCAATGGTCTTAGTTGACTCCAGTTGCAGAGGCACAGTATTTGGTTTGTCTTCTCAAGGACCACTGTGGGTACCAAATCTTGTCGTCGAATAACATTGCATGATGCACCCAAATCCAGTTGAAACCGCACTCGTTGGCCTTCCACTTCCATGTATGCAAACAGCTGTTTTGGGAAAACTGAGTGCTGCACTGCATTAATCTCTTCCGTTAGTGTTAGGGTCATCAGGTGTTCTGATTCCTCATCACTCTCCTGCTCAGTCCAGTTGACTGTGGTCCTTTTCGTGCTTTGACACACCCCAGCATAGTGATTCTTCTTTCCACATGCTGTGCATTCGTGGCCATAAGCTGGGCATTTTCCTTTCACATGTTGTTGCCCACAGTATCCACATGTTTTCTTGCTTGCCTTTGGTTTTGCTTGTGGCACTGATGTGCGCCTGACTGACTGGCGCATTACGTGTACATCTTCATGACCACCCATAACCTTCGATTGCTGTGCAGATCGCTTTGCTGCTCGACATATATcaatacagacggacaggctCAGGTCCTTTCGTTCCAGCAAAGACTTGCGTAAGGACTCCTTTGTGATTCCACAGACAATTTGGTCCCGGATCATATCCTCTGACATTGCCTGGAAATTACAGGTCTTGGCAAGAGTGCGAAGGGCTAGTAAGTACTGCTCAAAAGTCTCTCCTTGTCCTTGCATCCTGGTTCTGAAAACAAACGGCTCATACGTAACATTCATTGTGCCAATGAAACGTTGCTCCATTTTTGACAAGACCGTGGCCAGGCTGAGTCTGTCTGCCTCGTTATTGAAACTTAATGCGTTATACACCTCCACACCAGCCTCCCCCAGGCACATGATAAACGTCGCTAGTTGGTATTCCTCAGATTGTTCGTATATCCGGGTATATCCGGGACACCGTGGCATAAGCATCCCACATTTGGCGCCAAGTACGCCAGTTGCGCGTTCCGTCGCCTCGACGCATAAAGGCCTGGGCGTTGTCAACACTCCTTGCATCAGTACCGTGCTTACCTGATTGGGCGCTGTTCGGGATGTGGCATCTCTGTCAGATTCCTCGTCACGCTTGGGTTGCTTCTCAAGCCGTTTGACGTTTCCTTCAGCCATGGAAACGACtcactcctgtcaccatgtaTCAAGATGCCGATGGGTGATGTACACTGCACACTGTGGTAGTCCGCTACTGGCTGTGCCCGCGTAACgtagtattaatatcaaccccCTTACAAGCATAGTGAAGGTTTACACAGAGTTGCCAACACACACGCaacttgcgtgagtctcacgcaagttccttcaggtcacacgctcacacgcaaGGAACCCAGATCTCACGCAGCTTTGATTGCTGAAACTAGATCCGTTGTTGTCAGgcagacatgtacagtgaCAGAATCTGTAGGTACACGTACACCGTAGATTACGTAAAATCTGTAGTGTCTGATAGTAACTAATATAAAATCTAACGAGACTGCCGTAAAGTAATCGATGATTACGAATAACCAACAGTTGAACTCCCAAATGCCTGTGCTGGCGATAATTGATATAGTCCAAAAGTCGAGGATGCATAAAATAGTCCCGTATGTTACAGCGCGCGATACGTGTGTATGCAAATGTCTGAAATATTACGCTACGCGATATCGAGGAAGCGACCAACAGTGAACACCCAGCAGGAGGATGAAGATGTCTTTTATCTAGACACCCCAGGCAAATCTAGTTCTGAAACTGTCATGAAGACAGCGGAAGCTGACAGAGCCATTCTTCAACCGTCACTGAAAATACCCAGAGCTGTTTCTGCATTGCAGGATAAGGTTAAGAATACTGTGTCAGTCTagatacattcatacatacatgcatacattattatacgtatgtatgtttgtatgtatctATGAATGCATGGATGGGATGGGATGGATAGATGAATGATAGATGAATGGTATTTTCTCTATTTAGATTACTAGAACTGAAGTCAAGATGACGTGTATGATTGCTCAGCATAACGTTCCAATGTCTCTAGCTGATACATTAAGTCTCCTTGTTCGAAGTATTTTTTCAGACAGCCCAACAGCGAAAGGATATTCTTGTAGTCGCACCAAGTCGACACGCATCCTAAACAATGCACTAGCTGAAGAAATTAGAGAAAATGTTGCCAAGGCCATTCAGAAAGAACCGTACTCTCTTGCCATTGATGGTTCTACTGACAGAAATGACGATAAGAAGCTA
The sequence above is drawn from the Corticium candelabrum chromosome 8, ooCorCand1.1, whole genome shotgun sequence genome and encodes:
- the LOC134183596 gene encoding uncharacterized protein LOC134183596, with product MAEGNVKRLEKQPKRDEESDRDATSRTAPNQVSTVLMQGVLTTPRPLCVEATERATGVLGAKCGMLMPRCPGYTRIYEQSEEYQLATFIMCLGEAGVEVYNALSFNNEADRLSLATVLSKMEQRFIGTMNVTYEPFVFRTRMQGQGETFEQYLLALRTLAKTCNFQAMSEDMIRDQIVCGITKESLRKSLLERKDLSLSVCIDICRAAKRSAQQSKVMGGHEDVHVMRQSVRRTSVPQAKPKASKKTCGYCGQQHVKGKCPAYGHECTACGKKNHYAGVCQSTKRTTVNWTEQESDEESEHLMTLTLTEEINAVQHSVFPKQLFAYMEVEGQRVRFQLDLGASCNVIRRQDLVPTVVLEKTNQILCLCNWSQLRPLGKCLVNMNNPKTGRKYKANFVVVDDASTSLLGARSIQQMDLVRIQHENIMAATLQAWCQDNVDSTNTHMSGQNNAMQNPQLQGNNQPASRRVIPRGSVEW